The Lolium perenne isolate Kyuss_39 chromosome 6, Kyuss_2.0, whole genome shotgun sequence genome segment AAATCAGAGTGGGAAATACAAAAAGGAGAAAGAAAGACTAATAGGTATTATTGATCATCTTGATATTAAAGCAGAAAATAATCCTTTGGATCCGCATGAAAGAGAGGAACTTAGAAAAGCAAATGAAGGTTTGAGTAAGTTAAGGAGGGAGGAAGAATCTAAATGGGCTCAACGCGCAAAAGTTAAACATATCCAGGAAGGGGGGAATAATACGAGGTATTTCCATTTGATTGCAAATGGTAAACATCGGAAAAAGAAAAATTTTCAattagagcaacaagaagaaacaATTGTAGGAGAAGATAACCTGAAGATTTATATCACTGATTTTTATAAAAAATTATTTGGACCACCGGAGTTGACAAATATTTCGTTATTAGAAGGAGTGGTGCACGATATTCCGCAGATTTCACCTCATGAGAATGAAATTCTAACAAATCCTTTTACTGAAGAGGAGCTGTTTGAGGCGATATCtcagatggaacataataaagcacCAGGCCCAGATGGTTTTCCGGCCGAATTTTATCAAAAAATTTGGGAAGTAATTAAGGTGGATCTAATGTCACTCTTTAATGAATTGAGTACAGGAGAGTTGTCTCTTTATAAACTCAATTTTGGGGTGATTACTTTATTACCCAAGAAAGAGGATGCGATgcagattcaacaatatagacccataTGTTTACTAAATGTGTGTTTTAAAGTGTTTACTAAAGTGGGAACAAATAGAATAACGGGGATTGCCCCTAAGGTGATTAAACCAACACAGACTGCATTTATGCCAGGAACAAATATTTTAGAAGGAGTTGTAATTATTCACGAAACGATTCATGAATTACATACTAAAAAATTGGATGGGGTGTtgtttaaaattgattttgagaaagcttatgataaagttaaatggtctttCCTACAACAAACCTTGAGAATGAAGGGTTTTGCTACAGAATGGTGTAGCCTAATTCAGAAATTTGTCCAAGGTGGGAGTGTGGGAATAAAggtaaatgatgacattggtcattattttcaaacaaagaagggATTGCGGCAAGGGGACCCTTTGTCCCCGATGTTATTCAACATTGTTGTAGATATGCTTGCCATCTTAATTGAAAGAGCAAAGAATGATGGTCAAGTTGGAGGGCttattcctcatcttgttgagggGGGAATCTCTATTttacaatatgccgatgatacaattctttTTTCGGAACATGATCTTCTAGAAGCTGTAAACATGAAGTTAATATTATGCATTTTTTAAGAACTGTCGGGTCtaaaaattaacttccataaaagtgagcTTTTTTGTTTTGGTAAGGCAAAGGATGATGAGGACCAATATAAAGAGATTTTTGGTTGTGATGCTGGATCTCTCCCTTTTAGATATTTGGGTATTCCAATCCATTACAGAAAACTCAGGAATTCTGATTGGTATCCAGTCGAAACACGGTTTGAAAGCAAGCTGGGATGCTGGAAAGGAAAACTATTATCTTATGGGGATAGGTTGGTGTTAATTAATTCAGTTTTAACCAGTTTGCCTATGTTTATGTTATCTTTTCTTGagatacctgttggggtaaggaaaagaTTGGATTTTTATAGATCTAGGTTTTTCTGGCAATCTGATGAAATAAAGAAGAAATATAGGCTCACTAAATGGAATATTGTTTGTCGACCAAAAGATCAAGGTGGTTTAGGTATTGAGGTACTTGAACTTAAAAATAAATGCCTTTTGAGTAAATGGTTGTTTAAGTTGCTTAATGAGGATGGGGTGTGGCAGGAGTTATTACACAATAAATATATAAGATATAAGCCATTATCGGCTATTCAGCCTAAGCCCACAGATTCGTCTTTCTGGAAGGGTTTAATGCATGTGAAGGAGGAATTTTTTAAAAGAGGTTTTTTTAAATATTGGTAATGGAATGAATACTCGTTTTTGGGAGGATGTATGGTTAGGGAAAACTCCTCTGGCCGATCAATATCCGTCATTATATAATATTATGCATCACAAAAATATAACggtagcacatgtgtttgcccataCCCCACTGAATATTAGTTTCAGAAGGGCTTTGTTGGGAAACAGATGGACTTTATGGTTGCAGTTATGCCGAAAACTAATGACGGTAAATTTGAATGATGAACAGGATCGTTTTATTTGGGATCTGACAACCAATGGTAAATTCACGGTGAAATCTATGTATGAAGATCTGATGAGTGATCACACCCTATATCTGAGAAAATATTTGTGGAAAGTTAAGATACCTTTAAAAATTCGAATTTTTATGTGATTTCTTAGTAACAAGGTTTTGTTAactaaagataatttagctaaacGGAATTGGAACGGATGTATGAAGTGTGTTTTTTTGTGGAGCACATGAAACAGTCGAACATCTTTTCATTGAATGTCCATTGGCTAAACTTCTTTGGCGAACGGTTAATTTTACTTttgatcttccacctccaaccaatgttataaatatgtttggaaattggttaaatggagtagatagacaatctaaagCGTTCATCCGTGTGGGGatttctgctttatgttggtctgtTTGGAGGGTTCGAAATGATCTTATCTTTAACAAAAAACATTCTTTCTACTATTTACAGGTTATTCACATGATGGCTCACTGGGTCCAGCTATGGGCTCTCCTTTCGCCGGAGGGGCTCAGGGATgccatggtttctggatgcacacggctcctgacggtcgctcaggatatcttgtgccaggctgactGGCGTCATACTAGAAGGCTACAATAATGTGTAGTTTTTCTAGTTTTTTATTCcgctggttgattcttgtatcaactGTAGGCGATGATTGTTTTCTTTAGAATATAAGACTGGATGAAACTTTTggttaataaaaggccgtgtgcatcatcatgatgcagaagccggggttaaactccccatttcgaaaaaaatataCCTCCACCGACAGTAGGATTCTTAAGTATTCAGAAGTAAATGCATACAGAAAGCAAGGGTGCTTATTACCCAccgaaataaaataaaataaaataaaattgagGTTACCTAAGTGCCGAAACACACATTAGATGGCCCTGTATGATTTTTTATAAATAATTCTTTACTGCTTTTTCCTCTATGAGAAGAACAATTGAAGAAAATTATACCGGCAAAAGAACACCAGTATCAAATCAAAGTACAGAGCTCACCACCATTTCAAAGTATTGCTAGGTCTATCCTCAAGAAGGAAAAACACGGTCATATCAATGTAGTAGCATTCTTTTCCATGATAGATTATTCCCCACATCATATAACTGGTATAGTTAACTCGAGCAACACAAACTTAAAAAACGTTACCGAGCGACACATAAAACTTATGTGTCATGTCCTAATCTCTTTATGCCAAATGACATATTAACTGATTCGGTGTTCAAGTAACGGTGGTTACAAAATTCTACCGTCTGTGAGCCTCTTGCTCCAGTTATTGGCCAGGAAAACGAAGATGGTAAAACAAGGCTAACCATGCCTAACTTATGCTCAGTCATTATTAACATCAAAGACGGCCTGATTTGTAAAACGAAGCATTGGTGTAGCTTCAGGCCGCAGCCTTCTTGCAGTGGTTTTCCAGCCACTCCATGGTGACACTCTTCTGTCTTTCAAGTGGCAGGCCGAGGGAACGGTCCCAAATGAGCTGTCACAGATAATAGATCAAGATTAGCAAATGGGGGAGATCCACAGAACAAGCATGTGAAAGTGGAAGGAGAAGACAGACCTGAGATCCAATTCCCATGCTCCTTGAGACGCCGAACAAGACAGTGTAGTACCTGTGGATTAGACAAGTCATCGCTGTTACTCACAATGTACTAGATTTACTACGGAGTTATATCAAATCAGTTGCAGATTAAACTATTAACTAAATAATTTAACAAAAATAAATTAAATACCGTGCTTCAACTAATCCGAAGTGGTTGAGCAAAACTCCACTGTGAGCATCAACATTAGGCCATGGGTTTTTTACCTGAAAATGCATAGCATAGATATGATGATGCCCATACCCAGAAATATGAAATTAAAGGAGGGTAAATCACAACCAGTGTCATAGCATATTACCTTGCCTAACTCAGTGAGGATAGGAGGCACAACTTCGTACAACTTGGAGACCTGAAAGGGAAGAACAATATACCGCATTAAGATTGTAGAACCGAAGAGAAACCATGCAGTTAGGATGGAGTAGAATGCAGGTTTTAAACTAACCAGTTGGAAAAGTGGGTCTTCGGGTAAATACTTCAGTGCAAACTCCCTTTGGCACGAGTATCGTGGATCTGTATTACGTAGAACTCCATGACCATAGCCAGGAACAACCTATGGATGCAACCCGCCACCAGTAAAGAGTTTTAAATTTAAGTTAAAACAAACAAACTAAAAGTAGACCCAGATCATGAGAGAAAAGGCATTTGCATAACCAGCCCAGAAGGAAGGATGCAATAGAGAGCAAATATAATACTACCTCCGATCCTAATTAATTGTCGCAGATTTAGGCAAAATGTTTCCTAAATCTGTCTAGGTTCACTGAACCTGCGACAACTAATTTGGAACAGAGGTAGTAGATCTATTGTGCAGTATTTAACTTCTAGAATTACATACTCATAAGCAATAGCATTTGCTAGTTGAATAGAACAATTTGTTGAGATACACTACCTTTCCACTCTTCAGTGTCTTCCAAACATATTCTTTAAGCTGATCAGTTGTAATGTTACTCCCGGTTTCTTCCATTACAGATTTGATCCATAGCAACACTTCCTGTAGTACATGGTGACCATGGTCAGTTCATGCATATTAATACAACAAGTATAACAATCAAAGAAGACAGAAAATATGCTCTTTGAAAAGCATGTGTAAAAGCAAGTGATACAGTAAATAGCAAACTTGCAATCAGTTTTTGCAAATTATCACAAACAATTTGCTAAAGGAGATTCATTTGACAAGCACATGCAAAACAGGATGTTTCTGAAAAGTGAGAACGCTACATAAAACTTAGTGTACCTGATTAGCCAGGCCGTGCAGTGGTCCAGCTAAACCGTTTAGTGCCGCTGCAAAAGAAAGATAAGGATCTGACAGAGCACTTCCAACCTGTGATTGAATGTATCACATTAGTGCTGGATAAGGAGGCTAGTGCACAAAGGTATAAACAGGAAACAAGTAACCATCAAAGCACAATAACTACACAAGGACTTGAAATTGAAGTAGTGAAGAAATCAATAAAAACAATTGCCTCAATACAGTTGCTACTTGCTACTACAGTACATTTTGAAATATGGTTATCCTACAGTCCTGGTCAATAGTGCTTTTCAGGAACAATGAGTGCTAGTTTGGTTTATGAAACATGCTAATGCATCACAGATATGTAGCAAACACATTGTGCCTAGCCACAGGTCAGCAATGATATATGATGAAATAGTGCATGCCAAAAACTGCAGTGTAACGATGCCAACAGATCAAAGTATCTTAGTGCAGCCAGCAGTCATCCTTTGGCAGATTCAGAACAATTGTAGCAACACTAACAAGAAAAATCAAGATAGACAAAATGAAACAAATATTACCAGATGCCCAGCATGAGCACTAACATTCCCTCCTTCGTGATCACTGCAAGAAAACAGGTCACGGTACAAGGGAAAATTAACCCTAAATCCTTCAGCAAACAAATATAGAAATTGAAATGAGGATGGATGAAATTACGTGTGAATTGTTATGTATAGGCGCATCAACTCCAGCATTTTGGGGTCATCAAAACCAAGCATGTGTGAAAAAATTTGCTGCGTAGTCCAGTGTATTATCAGCTGCAATAGTTTTCCCGTCCTTGAAAATTCTTCACACAACTGGGACCTGACCTCCTACCACGACACGGAGCAAGAAACCTATCTAGGGCACTAGTATGAGTTTAAAAAACGGATATACTTAATTCCTTTCAGGTGTATGCCACCATTAAAAAAATTAATTGTTCAAAAAATTAATAATTTTTTTTGTAGGTATATCTTGACAATCTGTATGTGTTCGCACAGTCTAGCGAAAAGCCGATATTTTTCTAGGTCAATTTAAAAAGGACAAAATATTCCTTACAAAAAGACTTATCTTTATGACCAAATTTTGTCTTTTTACGCAGCCTAAACGATGCGTTGATTTTTTATGGAAAACTTTGAGCGCacgtagcatgtgaagatgtacagGTGAATTTTTCTTTTGAAATTTTTGATATTTCAATATCAAACACACATTTTAAAATAAAGGGTACACATGCAACGAAGAGCATAAACATCATAGACATTTAGCTACCTTGTGCGCCACTGTATATCTTTACATGTATTACTGTATTGTATTATGTTTACATATACGACAAAAAGGTTATGATCGTTGCAACTCCTTCTGGTCAACATGCTAGCGAGTGCCATAAATCGAGTATGATTGCAAACAAAATGGGAAAATTGGATAAGAGTTGTGAATTGGGGTTCAATTTAGGGTTCtagcctccgattcatattacttgctaCTAGTATGAATGTACCTATAACTAAAATAGACATATCTATATTAGTGGCAACTAATATGGGTCGGACGGAGTATAACAAGTATATTACTTTAGACAACTTGTCGATCAAGATATATCAAGTAGGTTAACTGAAACCGCAACACCTTGCTAACTGAAGAATAGCAGGTACTGACATATCGGAACCCTAAGTAGTGTACAAGAAATAACTACCAAGATAATTAACGGAATGTTACCCATTGATCTCACGGCAATTCAAAGCAATGGTGTCAGAGAGTCCACAATCGCCCGCCTAAAATAGCGTACAAGTAGAGAACATAGTTGCAAACTCTGATATGGAAAATTAAGAACCTACTATAGAAAGCACTAGATGCACTTTCATTGTTGACGTTCAAAAAGAACCTACCGACATAGGCCTAGAGGCGATGCTGTTAAAAAGGAACAAAAACTCATGTGCACCATGCGTGATTGTTTACACACATTATGTTCACATGTGCGAAGAGGCGAGAGATTTAACAACTGTGACACAGGCATTAACCTAGTTCATGCAACATTGGTACCTTTCTGATCAACGTGCTAACGGTACCCTAAATACATCAACATGACAGCCCAGATAACTCAACGAAATGTTACCCATTGATCTCATCGATAATTTGAAGCAACATTGTCAAAGAGTCCACAAACACCAGCCTAAATAGCCTAGGAGAGAACAAATAGAGTTGCAAACTCTGATATGGAAAATTAAGAGTAGCATCACCAGACTCCGGAAGAAACAACCACAGAAAGACTAAAACCACACGACCTCCATCTCTTTAGgctttgtcttctccttgagcaTCCTTCGGAGCGTGCTGAATTCTCCAGCGTCATTGTCTTTCGAGATTCTGAGACGGAGAATCTCAAGGTCTGATGATAGAACAGATGGCAGATTCAGTTTCTCAGTAGATTTCCACCGAAAGTACGCTGGACCAGATATCTTCCCATTGTTATACAACTGCGGAAACAGATATGATTTATTTGTAAGCTCTTTATTAGACTTTAGTCCTGGCGCTTCACAATACAATTATACAAACAGATCAGCTAGTAGATGGCACATATGCCAGGGCTGTACCTTCCATTGGTCCAAACTAAGCATGGCCAAGTTAGGAGCGTGGTTAAAGAAATAAGCAAGTGGACGGTAGAAATCAACGACCAACCATTCTCCAAGATACAAGCTCTTCATTTTGCTGAAGGTTGGGCCTTCAGTAGCTGGTTTATCCATCATGTCCTTCAAAGGCAACAGTAAACAAAACTTAGAGTTACTAGGAAATAACTTTTCTTAGACAGCAGCATTGCATCATCGGCAAGAAGATTTTTTACCTTGAGAAGCGAACCAAACCTAAGTAGCTCAAGATGTTGAGCATTGCAAAGAGCATCAAgaaaatcatgtctatcagcagcatGTGGATTCAGTCCATCACCACAAACATTGACCCAGGCATGTAGCAGCGAAGGCATGGCGTCCAGCTTAACTCTTCCTGCAACAGATAGCTTGAGGGAAGCAATGCTGGGAGCAGATACATGGATCTCCAAGTAATCGCAGGCGGTGACCGACAATGTCTTCACGGTGTCTGAAGATACCCTGAATACACCGAGCGAGCACCGGGATAAATCCAGCTCTTCGAGTGCCGGGCACCCGGAGGTGAGTTTATCTGCCACGGATGGGTCAGACAACTGCATGAAGCGAAGGTGCAGTTTCTTCATGCGTGGGAGGCAGATAGTCTTGGGTGCGACGACAACCGCTAACGCCGACACGGTAATCTCCTCAAGCGTCGCGCAGTTGAACACGCAGTCGGGCAGCTCAAAATGGTAGGCGGTGCCGAGGGTGATGTCGAGCACGCGGATGCCGCGGCTCGCGACATGGCGCAGCCACCTGCACTGGTGCGCGAAGTGGTCCGTGCTGGCGCTGTGCAGGGTGAGCGCGCAGCTTGTTGTCACCGTCGCGGAGGAGGAGCAGGTTGTCCCCGAACCTCTTGGAGGCGTGGCCGGGCAGGGTGACGTGGGGCATGGTTGCCCACACATGCCGCCACCGGCGCGACAGGAGGCTGCACTGTCCCGCGGCCAGCCGCGCATCCAGGGGCCCCAGGATGCGGTGCAGGAGGTCGTCGGAGAGCGCGCTTAGCCTGTCGCGGCCCGCGGTCTCCCGCGCCGTGCGGCCGACAAGGCGGCTTCGGACGAACTGCGCATTTCATCGAGCAGATGGTGAGCATTGAGGGAAATGAGATGGTGATATGTTTGATTTTCAGTAGAGATGATGTAATGTTGAGCAGAGATCGAAACACGGAGATGCATTCCAGCAACCGAATCCGCACACGTACCATAGGAGGAGTTGGCCTGCGGCCTCTGCCGCCGCGCCCAGTCGTCGGATCGCCGCCCCTGCCGCCGCGCCCAGTCGTCGGATCGCCGCCCCTGCCGCCGCGCCCAGTAGTCCGACCGTCGCCAAACATTTGCGTGGTGGGTTCTTAATGTGGCAGCTGTATGGAATCCCCGCGGGGGCCTTCGTGCTATAAACCTTGGGGATCCGGTGAGAGGATGCCGCCGTCTCTCACGGTACTACGGTTGCAACTTCATTTCCCGTTTGTGCGGCAAATAAACCTTGGATTTCAGAAAGAGTAATGCTACACCTACAAAAATCATTTACGGAAATCCCATACCATACGGACTCACATCGTGCACAGTAGCCAGGAGAGAGGTTCCCGATTTTTGCGGGAGGAATCAAAGCCGGACCAACCATTTTCCTCCACGTCTGTCCGTAGGAATTTTTGTAACCAAAAGAGTCCGTAAGTGTAGGATTATTGTTTCAGAAGAGTAATGCTACACCTACAAAAATCATTTACGGAAATCCCATACGGACTCACATCGTGCACAGTAGCCAGGAGGGAGGTTCCCGATTTTTGCGGGAGGAATCAAAGCCGGACCAACCATTTTCCTCCACGTCTGTCCGTAGGAATTTTTGTAACCAAAAGAGTCCGTAAGTGTAGGATTATTGTTTCAGAAGAGTAATGCTACACCTACAAAAATCATTTACGGAAATCCCATAGCCAGGAGGGAGGTTCCCGATTTTTGCGGGAGGAATCAAAGCCGGACCAACCATTTTCCTCCACGTCTGTCCGTAGGAATTTTTGTAACCAAAAGAGTCCGTAAGTGTAGGATTATTGTTTCAGAAGAGTAATGCTACACCTACAAAAATCATTTACGGAAATCCCATACGCACAAACATCGTGCACGGTAGCAGTGAGGGAGGTTCCCGATTTTTGCGGGAGGAATCAAAGCCGGACCAACCATTTTCCTCCACGTCTGTCCGTAGGAATTTTTGTAACCAAAAGAGTCCGTAAGTGTAGGATTATTGTTTCAGAAGAGTAATGCTACACCTACAAAAATCATTTACGGAAATC includes the following:
- the LOC139829661 gene encoding F-box/FBD/LRR-repeat protein At1g78750-like produces the protein MRGWPRDSAASCRAGGGMCGQPCPTSPCPATPPRGSGTTCSSSATVTTSCALTLHSASTDHFAHQCRWLRHVASRGIRVLDITLGTAYHFELPDCVFNCATLEEITVSALAVVVAPKTICLPRMKKLHLRFMQLSDPSVADKLTSGCPALEELDLSRCSLGVFRVSSDTVKTLSVTACDYLEIHVSAPSIASLKLSVAGRVKLDAMPSLLHAWVNVCGDGLNPHAADRHDFLDALCNAQHLELLRFGSLLKDMMDKPATEGPTFSKMKSLYLGEWLVVDFYRPLAYFFNHAPNLAMLSLDQWKLYNNGKISGPAYFRWKSTEKLNLPSVLSSDLEILRLRISKDNDAGEFSTLRRMLKEKTKPKEMEVVWF